One part of the Solea solea chromosome 1, fSolSol10.1, whole genome shotgun sequence genome encodes these proteins:
- the LOC131465407 gene encoding myosin-7-like isoform X1: protein MGDAEMAVFGPAASYLRKSDRERMEASTRTFDIKKECFVPDQVEEFVKATITSRDGDKVTVETQRGKTVTVKDTDILQQNPPKFDKIEDMAMLTFLHEPAVLFNLKERYAAWMIYTYSGLFCVTVNPYKSLPVYNQEVVIAYRGKKRTEAPPHIFSISDNAYQYMLADRENQSILITGESGAGKTVNTKRVIQYFASIAAGGIKKDPNAKDKGTLEDQIIQANPALEAFGNAKTIRNDNSSRFGKFIRIHFDARGKLASADIETYLLEKSRVTFQLKAERDYHIFYQILSNKKPEILEMLLITLNPYDYAFISQGETQVASIDDAEELMATDSAFDVLGFTQEEKNSVYKLTGAIMHYGNMKFKQRAREEQAEADGTEDADKSAYLMGLNSADLIKCLCHPRVKVGNEWVTKGQNVAQVNYAVGALSKAVYERMFMWMVIRINQSLETRQPRQYFIGVLDIAGFEIFEFNTFEQLCINFTNEKLQQFFNHHMFVLEQEEYKKEGIEWTFIDFGMDLQACIDLIEKPMGIMSILEEECMFPKASDATFKAKLYDNHLGKSANFQKPRIVKGKPEAHFALMHYAGTVDYNINNWLVKNKDPLNETVVALYQKSTLKLLSILFANYAGADSVGEGTEVKKEKKKKGSSFQTVSALHRENLNKLMTNLRSTHPHFVRCIIPNETKTPGAMENPLVMHQLRCNGVLEGIRICRKGFPNRILYGDFKQRYRILNPAAIPEGQFIDSRKGAEKLLGSLDIDHNQYKFGHTKVFFKAGLLGLLEEMRDERLSKIITGIQARSRGLLSRIEYQKIVERRDALLVIQWNVRSFMGVKNWPWMKLFFKIKPLLRSAEAEKEMANMKEEFLKLKEAYAKSEARRKELEEKMVSLLQEKNDLQLQVQAEQDNLCDAEERCEGLIKNKIQLEDKAKELTERLDDEEEMNAELTAKKRKLEDECSELKKDIDDLELTLAKVEKEKHATENKVKNLVEEMAALDEIIAKLTKEKKALQEAHQQTLDDLQSEEDKVNTLTKAKVKLEQQVDDLEGSLEQEKKIRMDLERAKRKLEGDLKLTQETIMDLENDKQQLEERMKKKDFEISQLNGKLEDEQAIIAQLQKKLKELQARVEELEEELEAERAARAKVEKQRADLARELEEISERLEEAGGATSAQIEMNKKREAEFQKLRRDLEEATLQHEATAATLRKKQADSVADLGEQIDNLQRVKQKLEKEKSELRLELDDVVSNMEHIVKSKTILEKTCRTLEDQMNDYRSKCDEYQRSLNDVTTQKAKLQAENDELSRRMEEKESLVSQLTRGKNSYNQQAEDLKRQLEEEVKAKNALAHAVQSARHDCDLLREQYEEEQEAKGELQRGMSKANSEVAQWRTKYETDAIQRTEELEEAKKKLAQRLQDAEEAVEAVNAKCSSLEKTKHRLQNEIEDLMVDVERSNATAAALDKKQRNFDKILSEWKQKYEESQCELESSQKEARSLSTELFKLKNSYEEALEQLETMKRENKNLQEEISDITEQLGEGGKTIHELEKVRKQLDQEKSEIQCALEEAECSLEHEEGKILRAQLEFNQIKADIERKLSEKDEEMEQSKRNLQRTIDTLQSSLEAECRSRNEALRIKKKMEGDLNEMEIQLSQANRQAAEAQKQLKYVHAHLKDAQLQLDDALRASEDMKENMAIVERRNTLLQAELEELRGALEQAERSRKLAEQELLDVSERVQLLHSQNTSLINQKKKLEADTSQLQTEVEDAVQECRNAEEKAKKAITDAAMMAEELKKEQDTSAHLERMKKNMEQTIKDLQHRLDEAEQIALKGGKKQVQKLEARVKDLENELEMEQKKSSEAVKGVRKYERRIKELTYQNEEDRKNIARLQDLVDKLQLKVKSYKRSSEEAEEQANVHLTKFRKLQHELDEAEERADIAETQVNKLRAKSRDVGSKQKGFDEE from the exons ATGGGCGATGCAGAGATGGCTGTGTTTGGGCCAGCTGCCTCTTACCTGAGGAAGTCGGACAGGGAGCGCATGGAGGCATCCACGCGTACCTTCGACATCAAGAAGGAATGTTTTGTCCCAGATCAAGTGGAGGAGTTTGTGAAGGCGACCATCACCAGCCGAGATGGAGACAAGGTCACTGTGGAGACACAGCGTGGGAAG ACCGTGACGGTCAAAGACACTGATATTCTGCAACAGAATCCGCCAAAGTTCGACAAGATCGAGGACATGGCCATGCTGACCTTCCTCCACGAGCCGGCTGTGCTGTTTAACCTCAAAGAACGTTATGCAGCATGGATGATCTAT ACCTACTCTGGCCTCTTCTGTGTGACCGTCAACCCCTACAAGTCGCTGCCAGTCTACAACCAAGAGGTGGTCATTGCctacagaggaaagaagaggactGAAGCTCCTCCTCACATCTTCTCCATCTCTGACAACGCCTACCAGTACATGCTGGCAG ACCGCGAAAACCAGTCAATTCTCATCAC TGGAGAATCCGGTGCAGGAAAGACTGTCAACACAAAGCGAGTCATCCAGTATTTTGCAAGCATTGCAGCTGGAGGCATTAAAAAGGATCCCAATGCCAAAGACAAG GGAACCCTGGAGGATCAAATCATCCAGGCTAACCCAGCTCTGGAGGCCTTTGGCAATGCCAAGACCATCAGGAATGACAACTCCTCTAGATTT GGTAAATTCATCCGAATTCACTTTGATGCCAGGGGAAAGTTGGCCTCTGCTGATATTGAAACTT ACCTTCTGGAGAAATCCCGCGTGACTTTCCAGCTCAAGGCTGAGAGAGATTACCACATTTTCTACCAGATTTTGTCCAACAAGAAGCCGGAGATTCTCG AGATGCTGTTGATCACACTTAATCCCTACGACTACGCCTTCATCTCTCAGGGGGAAACGCAAGTGGCCTCCATTGATGACGCAGAGGAACTGATGGCAACAGAC AGTGCCTTTGATGTGTTGGGCTTCACTCAAGAGGAGAAGAACTCTGTGTACAAGCTGACTGGTGCCATCATGCATTATGGCAACATGAAGTTCAAGCAGAGGGCGAGAGAGGAGCAGGCCGAAGCTGACGGCACTGAGG ATGCTGACAAATCAGCGTATCTGATGGGCCTGAACTCTGCCGACCTCATCAAATGTCTCTGTCACCCAAGAGTCAAAGTAGGAAATGAGTGGGTCACCAAGGGACAGAATGTCGCCCAG GTGAACTATGCTGTTGGAGCTCTGTCCAAAGCTGTTTATGAAAGGATGTTCATGTGGATGGTCATCAGAATCAACCAGTCACTGGAGACCAGACAGCCTCGCCAGTACTTCATTGGTGTACTGGACATCGCTGGGTTTGAAATCTTTGAA TTCAACACCTTTGAGCAGCTGTGCATCAACTTCACCAATGAAAAACTGCAACAGTTTTTCAACCACCACATGTTTGTGCTGGAGCAGGAAGAGTACAAGAAAGAGGGCATTGAATGGACTTTCATTGATTTTGGTATGGATTTGCAGGCTTGTATTGACCTCATTGAGAAG CCCATGGGTATCATGTCCATCCTTGAAGAGGAGTGCATGTTCCCCAAAGCCTCTGATGCCACCTTTAAAGCTAAGCTGTATGACAACCATCTGGGGAAATCTGCCAACTTCCAAAAGCCCAGAATTGTCAAAGGGAAACCAGAGGCCCACTTTGCCCTGATGCACTATGCTGGAACTGTTGATTACAATATCAACAACTGGCTGGTGAAGAACAAAGACCCTCTGAATGAGACTGTTGTAGCCCTGTATCAGAAGTCTACTTTAAAGCTGTTGTCTATACTCTTTGCAAATTATGCTGGAGCTGATTCAG TGGGTGAAGGTACtgaagttaaaaaagaaaaaaaaaagaagggatcGTCCTTTCAGACAGTGTCTGCTCTTCACAGG GAAAACTTGAATAAGCTGATGACCAACTTGAGGTCTACTCACCCTCACTTTGTGCGCTGCATCATCCCCAACGAGACCAAGACTCCTGGGGCCATGGAGAATCCCCTGGTGATGCACCAGCTGCGCTGTAATGGTGTGCTGGAGGGCATCAGGATCTGCAGGAAAGGTTTCCCCAACAGGATCCTCTATGGAGATTTCAAGCAGAG GTATCGCATCCTGAATCCCGCTGCCATCCCTGAGGGTCAGTTCATTGACAGCCGGAAGGGAGCCGAGAAACTCCTCGGGTCTCTGGATATAGATCATAATCAGTACAAGTTCGGACACACCAAG GTGTTCTTTAAGGCTGGATTGCTGGGTCTGCTTGAGGAAATGAGAGACGAACGTCTCTCTAAAATCATCACTGGCATTCAAGCCAGGTCTCGTGGTCTTTTGTCTCGTATTGAGTATCAGAAGATAGTGGAACGCAG agaTGCTTTGCTGGTGATCCAGTGGAATGTCCGTTCCTTCATGGGGGTCAAGAATTGGCCCTGGATGAAGCTGTTCTTCAAGATTAAACCTCTCCTGAGATCAGCTGAGGCAGAGAAGGAGATGGCCAACATGAAGGAGGAATTCCTGAAGCTGAAAGAGGCTTATGCAAAATCTGAAGCCCGAAGAAAGGAACTAGAGGAGAAAATGGTTTCTCTTCTCCAAGAGAAGAATGACCTGCAATTACAAGTTCAAGCA GAGCAAGATAATCTCTGTGATGCAGAGGAACGATGTGAGGggctgattaaaaacaaaatccagcTGGAAGACAAAGCCAAAGAGTTGACTGAAAGGctggatgatgaggaggagatgaaTGCTGAGCTAACTGCTAAGAAGAGGAAGCTGGAGGATGAGTGCTCTGAGTTAAAGAAAGACATTGATGACTTAGAGTTAACTCTGGCTAAAGTGGAAAAAGAGAAGCATGCCACTGAGAACAAG GTGAAGAACCTGGTCGAGGAGATGGCAGCTCTGGATGAAATCATTGCCAAGTTAACCAAGGAGAAGAAAGCCTTACAGGAGGCTCACCAGCAAACGCTGGATGATCTGCAGAGTGAAGAAGACAAAGTCAACACTCTGACCAAGGCCAAAGTCAAGCTGGAACAGCAAGTGGATGAT CTTGAAGGGTCTCTGGAGCAAGAGAAGAAGATTCGAATGGACCTTGAAAGGGCCAAAAGAAAGCTTGAGGGAGACCTGAAGCTGACCCAGGAGACTATAATGGATCTAGAAAATGACAAGCAGCAGCTGGAAGAGCGAATGAAGAa GAAAGACTTTGAAATCAGTCAGCTGAATGGCAAACTTGAAGATGAGCAGGCCATAATCGCTCAACTCCAGAAAAAGTTGAAGGAGCTGCAG GCCCGCGTCGAAGAGCTGGAGGAAGAGCTCGAGGCAGAGCGAGCTGCCCGAGCCAAGGTAGAGAAGCAGAGAGCAGACTTGGCCCGAGAGCTGGAGGAGATCAGTGAGAGGTTGGAGGAGGCTGGAGGAGCAACCTCTGCCCAGATTGAGATGAACAAGAAGAGGGAGGCTGAGTTCCAGAAACTCCGCAGAGACCTTGAAGAGGCCACTCTGCAGCATGAAGccactgctgccacactcagGAAGAAACAAGCTGACAGCGTCGCTGACCTGGGAGAGCAGATAGACAACCTGCAGAGAGTCAAGCAGAAACTGGAGAAGGAAAAGAGTGAGCTCAGACTGGAGCTGGACGATGTTGTCTCCAATATGGAACATATTGTGAAGTCAAAG aCTATCTTGGAGAAGACCTGCAGAACGCTGGAGGATCAAATGAACGATTACAGAAGCAAGTGTGATGAATATCAGAGGTCCCTCAACGACGTCACCACCCAAAAAGCCAAGCTTCAAGCTGAGAATG ATGAGCTATCGAGACGGATGGAGGAGAAGGAATCTCTTGTCTCTCAGCTCACAAGGGGAAAGAATTCCTACAATCAGCAAGCTGAAGACCTTAAAAGACAACTGGAGGAAGAAGTCAAG GCCAAGAATGCATTAGCACATGCAGTGCAGTCTGCTCGCCATGACTGTGACCTTCTCAGAGAGCAGtatgaggaggagcaggaggccaAGGGTGAACTGCAGCGTGGCATGTCCAAGGCCAACTCTGAGGTGGCTCAGTGGAGAACAAAGTATGAAACTGATGCCATCCAGAGGAccgaggagctggaggaggccaA AAAAAAGCTGGCTCAGCGTCTGCAGGATGCTGAGGAAGCTGTTGAAGCAGTGAATGCTAAATGTTCCTCTCTGGAGAAGACCAAACACCGACTGCAGAATGAGATTGAAGATCTCATGGTGGATGTAGAGAGGTCtaatgctactgctgctgctctggacaAGAAGCAAAGGAACTTTGACAAg ATCCTGTCTGAGTGGAAGCAGAAATATGAGGAGTCTCAGTGTGAACTGGAGAGCTCTCAAAAAGAAGCCAGGTCTCTGAGCACAGAGCTCTTCAAACTGAAGAACTCCTATGAAGAAGCTCTGGAACAACTGGAGACCatgaagagagagaacaagaacCTTCAAG AGGAAATTTCTGATATCACTGAGCAACTCGGTGAGGGAGGAAAAACTATTCACGAGTTGGAGAAGGTTCGTAAGCAGCTGGACCAGGAAAAAAGTGAGATTCAATGTGCCCTTGAGGAAGCAGAG TGTTCTCTTGAGCACGAGGAGGGAAAGATTCTGAGAGCTCAACTTGAGTTCAATCAAATTAAAGCCGATATTGAGCGCAAACTGTCTGAGAAAGACGAGGAGATGGAACAGAGCAAGAGGAACCTGCAGAGGACCATCGACACCCTGCAGAGCTCTCTCGAGGCCGAGTGTCGCAGCAGGAACGAGGCCCTGCGTatcaagaagaagatggagggagacCTCAATGAGATGGAGATCCAGCTCAGCCAGGCCAACAGGCAGGCAGCTGAGGCCCAGAAACAACTTAAATATGTTCATGCACATTTGAAG GATGCTCAGCTCCAGCTTGATGACGCTCTGCGCGCCAGTGAAGACATGAAGGAAAACATGGCCATTGTTGAGAGACGCAACACGCTTCTTCAGGCTGAACTAGAAGAACTGAGGGGTGCTCTGGAGCAAGCTGAGAGAAGCCGCAAACTTGCTGAgcaagagctgctggatgtcagTGAGAGGGTGCAGCTACTGCACTCACAG AACACCAGCCTGataaatcagaagaagaagctggaggCTGATACTTCCCAGCTTCAGACAGAAGTAGAAGACGCTGTGCAGGAGTGCAGAAACGCTGAAGAGAAGGCCAAGAAGGCCATCACTGATGCTGCCATGATggcagaggagctgaagaaaGAGCAGGACACCAGTGCTCACCTGGAGCGTATGAAGAAGAACATGGAACAAACCATCAAAGACCTGCAGCACCGTCTGGACGAAGCAGAGCAGATTGCCCTAAAGGGAGGCAAGAAGCAGGTGCAAAAGTTGGAGGCCAGG GTGAAGGACCTGGAAAATGAACTGGAAATggagcagaaaaaaagcagTGAAGCTGTGAAAGGTGTTCGTAAATATGAGCGCCGCATCAAGGAACTGACCTATCAG AATGAGGAGGACCGGAAGAATATCGCCCGCCTCCAAGATCTGGTTGACAAGCTGCAgctgaaagttaaatcatacaAGAGATCTTCTGAGGAGGCT GAGGAACAGGCTAACGTTCACCTCACCAAGTTCCGCAAGCTTCAGCACGAGCTGGACGAGGCTGAAGAGCGAGCCGACATCGCAGAGACTCAGGTCAACAAGCTGCGTGCCAAGAGCCGTGACGTGGGCTCCAAG CAGAAAGGCTTTGATGAAGAGTGA